One window of the Actinomycetes bacterium genome contains the following:
- a CDS encoding GtrA family protein, whose translation MSSPDGELTQHQPGEGGTLSWLRARFSNLLREVAKFGIVGLVALVFDVGLFNLLRFAGGEGPLYDKPLTAKAISVTMATVVAYLGNRYWTFRNRARTGFAREYLLFFVLNGVGLAISVGVLWISHYGLNLRSPLADNISANVIGLGLGTLFRFWSYRRWVFPASPDDEALTSELRQPV comes from the coding sequence ATGTCCTCGCCTGACGGGGAGCTCACCCAGCACCAGCCCGGCGAGGGCGGGACGCTGAGCTGGCTCCGGGCCCGCTTCAGCAACCTCCTGCGCGAGGTGGCCAAGTTCGGCATCGTCGGGCTCGTCGCGCTGGTCTTCGACGTCGGGCTGTTCAACCTGCTGCGCTTCGCCGGCGGTGAGGGTCCGCTGTACGACAAGCCGCTCACCGCGAAGGCCATCTCGGTCACCATGGCCACCGTGGTGGCCTACCTGGGCAACCGGTACTGGACGTTCCGGAACCGCGCCCGGACCGGCTTCGCCCGCGAGTACCTGCTGTTCTTCGTGCTCAACGGAGTCGGCCTGGCCATCTCGGTCGGCGTGCTGTGGATCTCGCACTACGGGCTCAACCTGCGCAGCCCGTTGGCGGACAACATCTCCGCGAACGTGATCGGGCTGGGGCTGGGCACGCTGTTCCGGTTCTGGTCCTACCGCCGCTGGGTGTTCCCCGCGTCGCCCGACGACGAAGCGCTCACCTCGGAGCTGCGCCAGCCGGTCTGA
- a CDS encoding TetR/AcrR family transcriptional regulator, with product MARASAPLPAGRTLSAPSRREEILRAAAGLFALRGFHGVSIDDIGAAVGVSGPALYRHFPSKEAILAELLVGISEVLLDEAQSRVAAGGSPADLLTALVDWQVRFALDHPALITVHERDLASLPDDDRRRVRRLQRTYVELWVDVLRGALPQGDRERTRAAAHAAIGLINSTPHSARLDRPAMAALLRDMALGALRASAGYP from the coding sequence GTGGCACGAGCCAGCGCACCCCTCCCGGCCGGACGGACCCTGAGCGCGCCGTCCCGGCGCGAGGAGATCCTGCGTGCGGCCGCCGGGCTGTTCGCGCTGCGCGGCTTCCACGGGGTGTCCATCGACGACATCGGTGCGGCGGTCGGAGTCTCCGGGCCGGCCCTGTACCGCCACTTCCCGAGCAAGGAGGCGATCCTCGCCGAGCTGCTCGTCGGCATCAGCGAGGTGCTGCTGGACGAGGCGCAGTCCCGGGTGGCAGCGGGTGGCTCCCCCGCCGACCTGCTGACCGCCCTGGTCGACTGGCAGGTGCGGTTCGCCCTCGACCACCCGGCGTTGATCACCGTGCACGAGCGCGACCTGGCCAGTCTGCCGGACGACGACCGGCGTCGGGTCCGGCGGCTGCAGCGCACCTACGTGGAGCTGTGGGTGGACGTGCTCCGCGGCGCCCTGCCGCAGGGGGACCGGGAGCGGACACGGGCCGCGGCCCACGCGGCCATCGGGCTGATCAACTCCACGCCGCACAGCGCCCGGCTGGACCGCCCGGCGATGGCCGCCCTGCTGCGGGACATGGCGCTCGGCGCCCTGCGCGCGAGCGCCGGATATCCTTAG
- a CDS encoding carboxyl transferase domain-containing protein → MSGTVLRSSADPASAAFAANDAEHRALVAQLHERLAVTHAGGSPESRRRHVERGKLLPRDRVDALVDQGSPVLELSPLAADGVYADDTPGAGIITAVVRVSGRECVVVANDATVKGGTYYPITVKKHLRAQEVALHNNLPCVYLVDSGGAFLPLQDEVFPDRDHFGRIFYNQATMSARGIPQIAAVLGSCTAGGAYVPAMSDEAVIVREQGTIFLGGPPLVKAATGEVVTAEELGGGDLHSRVSGVTDHLADDDTHALHLVRDIVAGLGPRPAAPWDVQPSEEPVVDPGELYGVVPTDPRTPYDVREVITRLVDGSRFVEFKKEYGATLVTGFARIHGHPVGIVANNGILFSESAMKGAHFIQLCDRRSIPLVFLQNISGFMVGREYEAGGIAKHGAKMVTAVACARVPKLTVVIGGSFGAGNYAMCGRAYSPRFLWTWPNARISVMGGEQAASVLATVRKDQVEARGGVLPPDEEEALKAPVREQYERQGNPYYATARLWDDGVIDPLETRTVLGLALAAAANAPLEPVGYGVFRM, encoded by the coding sequence TTGTCCGGCACCGTGCTGCGCAGCTCCGCCGACCCGGCCAGCGCTGCTTTCGCAGCGAACGACGCGGAGCACCGGGCGCTGGTGGCCCAGCTGCACGAGCGGCTGGCCGTCACGCACGCCGGTGGCTCGCCCGAGTCACGCCGCCGGCACGTCGAGCGCGGCAAGCTGCTGCCCCGCGACCGCGTCGACGCGCTCGTGGACCAAGGCTCGCCGGTCCTCGAGCTGTCCCCGCTGGCGGCGGACGGCGTCTACGCCGACGACACGCCCGGCGCCGGGATCATCACGGCGGTGGTCAGGGTGTCCGGCCGGGAGTGTGTCGTGGTGGCCAACGACGCCACCGTGAAGGGCGGCACCTACTACCCGATCACGGTGAAGAAGCACCTGCGCGCCCAGGAGGTGGCGCTGCACAACAACCTGCCGTGCGTCTACCTGGTCGACTCGGGCGGGGCGTTCCTGCCGCTGCAGGACGAGGTCTTCCCGGACCGCGACCACTTCGGCCGGATCTTCTACAACCAGGCCACCATGTCCGCGCGCGGGATCCCGCAGATCGCCGCCGTCCTCGGGTCCTGCACGGCCGGTGGGGCGTACGTGCCGGCGATGAGCGACGAGGCCGTCATCGTGCGCGAGCAGGGGACGATCTTCCTGGGCGGCCCGCCGCTGGTGAAGGCGGCGACCGGCGAGGTGGTCACAGCCGAGGAGCTCGGCGGGGGCGACCTGCACTCGAGGGTCTCCGGTGTCACCGACCACCTGGCCGATGACGACACCCACGCCCTGCACCTGGTCCGCGACATCGTGGCCGGCCTCGGACCGCGCCCGGCCGCCCCCTGGGACGTCCAGCCGTCGGAGGAGCCGGTGGTCGACCCGGGCGAGCTGTACGGCGTCGTCCCGACCGACCCGCGCACGCCGTACGACGTCCGTGAGGTGATCACTCGGCTGGTCGACGGCAGCCGGTTCGTGGAATTCAAGAAGGAGTACGGGGCCACCCTGGTCACCGGCTTCGCCCGGATCCACGGCCACCCGGTCGGGATCGTGGCCAACAACGGGATCCTGTTCAGCGAGTCGGCCATGAAGGGCGCGCACTTCATCCAGCTGTGCGACCGCCGGAGCATCCCGCTGGTGTTCCTGCAGAACATCTCCGGGTTCATGGTGGGCCGTGAGTACGAGGCCGGTGGCATCGCCAAGCACGGCGCCAAGATGGTCACCGCGGTGGCCTGCGCCCGGGTGCCCAAGCTCACCGTCGTCATCGGCGGGTCGTTCGGGGCCGGCAACTACGCGATGTGCGGCCGGGCGTACTCGCCGCGGTTCCTGTGGACGTGGCCGAACGCCCGGATCTCGGTGATGGGCGGCGAGCAGGCGGCGTCCGTGCTGGCCACTGTCCGCAAGGACCAGGTGGAGGCCAGGGGCGGGGTGCTGCCCCCGGACGAGGAGGAGGCGCTCAAGGCTCCGGTCCGTGAGCAGTACGAGCGGCAGGGCAACCCCTACTACGCCACCGCCCGGCTGTGGGACGACGGCGTCATCGACCCGCTGGAGACCAGGACGGTGCTCGGCCTGGCCCTGGCGGCCGCCGCGAACGCGCCGCTGGAGCCGGTCGGCTACGGCGTCTTCCGGATGTGA
- a CDS encoding biotin carboxylase N-terminal domain-containing protein, producing the protein MTDSPSAAHRVFDTVLVANRGEIAVRIIRTLCSLGIRSVAVYSDADANARHVREADGAVRLGPAAPAESYLSVERVVAAAVHTGAQAVHPGYGFLAENPRLARACADAGLVFVGPPPEAIEAMGDKIAAKAAVVAAGVPVVPGTTAAGLADDELVAAAAGVGYPVLVKPSAGGGGKGMRLVRDPGALPAELAGARREARAAFGDDTLLLERYVESPRHIEVQVLADAYGHVVHLGERECSLQRRHQKVVEESPSPLLDDRMRDAMGAAAVAAARACGYVNAGTVEFIVPGDRPEEFFFLEMNTRLQVEHPVTELVTGLDLVELQLRVAAGEPLELRQHDVVLRGHAVEARVYAEDPDRGFLPSTGTVLALHEPTDHTGVRVDSGLDVGTRIGGSYDPMLAKVVAWGPDRDTALRRLDDALGATVVLGVTTNVPLLRDLVRHPEVRAGRLDTGLVERVLGEHATPNDVPGDVLMAAALEHLLALEPEPGAGPWEVPGSWRLGGPAWATWRFGFGAAEGGVVRTLGRAGQAQVRIGDGEPVPGSARIDGGTLRVTLAGTSTRYAHARDGRTVWLGRGGRGWALRETEPYRSGRAGGRVAAEELLRSPMPGTVLLVHVAAGDVVVAGQPVAVVEAMKMEHVVSAAYDGALAELYVVPGRSVALDEPLARVVPQPPSVPEQE; encoded by the coding sequence ATGACCGACTCGCCCTCCGCGGCCCACCGGGTCTTCGACACGGTGCTGGTCGCCAACCGCGGTGAGATCGCGGTGCGGATCATCCGTACCCTGTGCTCGCTGGGCATCCGCTCGGTCGCGGTCTACAGCGACGCGGACGCGAACGCCCGGCACGTGCGGGAGGCCGACGGCGCCGTCCGGCTGGGCCCGGCCGCCCCCGCCGAGAGCTACCTGTCGGTCGAGCGGGTCGTGGCCGCCGCGGTGCACACGGGCGCGCAGGCCGTGCACCCGGGCTACGGGTTCCTGGCCGAGAACCCGCGGCTGGCCAGGGCCTGCGCGGACGCCGGTCTAGTGTTCGTGGGACCGCCGCCCGAGGCCATCGAGGCCATGGGCGACAAGATTGCGGCGAAGGCCGCGGTGGTGGCGGCTGGCGTCCCCGTCGTGCCGGGCACCACGGCGGCCGGCCTCGCCGACGACGAGCTGGTGGCGGCCGCCGCCGGGGTCGGCTACCCGGTCCTCGTCAAGCCGTCGGCGGGCGGCGGTGGGAAGGGGATGCGGCTGGTCCGCGACCCGGGCGCGTTGCCGGCCGAGCTGGCCGGGGCGCGGCGCGAGGCCAGGGCCGCGTTCGGTGACGACACGCTGCTGCTCGAGCGGTACGTCGAGTCGCCGCGGCACATCGAGGTGCAGGTGCTCGCCGACGCGTACGGCCACGTCGTGCACCTCGGCGAGCGCGAGTGCAGCCTGCAGCGTCGGCACCAGAAGGTCGTCGAGGAGTCGCCGTCCCCGCTGCTCGACGACCGGATGCGCGACGCCATGGGGGCGGCCGCTGTAGCCGCCGCCCGGGCCTGCGGCTACGTCAACGCCGGGACCGTCGAGTTCATCGTGCCCGGGGACCGGCCCGAGGAGTTCTTCTTCCTGGAGATGAACACCCGGCTGCAGGTGGAGCACCCGGTCACCGAGCTGGTGACCGGCCTGGACCTGGTCGAGCTGCAGCTGCGGGTCGCCGCGGGAGAGCCGCTCGAGCTGCGCCAGCACGACGTCGTGCTGCGCGGGCACGCGGTCGAGGCGCGGGTCTACGCCGAGGACCCCGACCGCGGCTTCCTGCCGTCGACCGGGACGGTGCTGGCGCTGCACGAGCCGACCGACCACACCGGGGTGCGGGTCGACTCGGGGCTGGACGTCGGCACCCGGATCGGCGGAAGCTACGACCCGATGCTGGCCAAGGTGGTGGCCTGGGGGCCCGACCGGGACACCGCGCTGCGCCGGCTGGACGACGCCCTCGGTGCCACCGTGGTACTCGGCGTGACGACCAACGTGCCGCTGCTACGGGACCTGGTGCGCCACCCCGAGGTCCGCGCTGGTCGGCTGGACACCGGGCTGGTCGAGCGGGTGCTGGGCGAGCACGCCACCCCGAACGACGTCCCTGGCGACGTGCTCATGGCCGCGGCGCTGGAGCACCTGCTGGCGCTGGAGCCGGAGCCCGGGGCGGGGCCCTGGGAGGTCCCCGGCAGCTGGCGGCTGGGTGGCCCGGCCTGGGCCACCTGGCGGTTCGGCTTCGGGGCGGCCGAGGGCGGTGTGGTACGCACGCTCGGCCGGGCCGGCCAGGCCCAGGTCCGGATCGGTGACGGCGAGCCGGTGCCCGGCAGCGCCCGCATCGACGGTGGGACCCTGCGCGTGACCCTGGCCGGAACCAGCACCCGCTACGCCCACGCCCGCGACGGGCGCACCGTGTGGCTGGGCCGTGGCGGCCGTGGGTGGGCGCTGCGCGAGACCGAGCCGTACCGCAGCGGCCGGGCCGGTGGCCGAGTGGCTGCCGAGGAGCTGTTGCGTAGCCCGATGCCGGGCACCGTGCTGCTGGTCCACGTCGCGGCCGGCGACGTGGTCGTGGCCGGTCAGCCGGTGGCCGTCGTCGAGGCCATGAAGATGGAGCACGTGGTGAGCGCCGCCTACGACGGCGCGCTGGCCGAGCTGTACGTCGTCCCCGGCCGGTCCGTGGCGCTGGACGAGCCGCTGGCCCGGGTGGTGCCGCAACCCCCTTCCGTTCCCGAGCAGGAGTGA
- a CDS encoding acyl-CoA dehydrogenase family protein encodes MPDFRLDADLEQLRSTAEEFAHDVIAPSIGELYEAGAFPYAIVEQMGRMGLFGLPFPEEHGGMGGDYFALCIVLEELARVDSSVAITLEAAVSLGAMPLFRFGSEELKARWLPRLTSGQALGAFGLTEPGGGSDAGATRTTAVLDGDHWVINGSKSFITNSGTDITDFVIVTAVTGEKAGGGKEISAILVPSGTPGFTVEPSYSKVGWRSSDTHGLSFTDCRVPAENLVGGRGRGYAQFLQILDEGRIAIAALSVGLAQGCVDESVRYANTREAFGRPIGRNQAVQFLVADMEMRAHTARLAYYDAAARMLRGEPFKRQAAIAKLFASEAAMDNARYATQVHGGYGFMNEYAVGRFYRDAKVLEIGEGTSEVQRMLIARDLGL; translated from the coding sequence ATGCCCGACTTCCGGCTGGACGCCGACCTGGAGCAGCTGCGCAGCACCGCGGAGGAGTTCGCCCACGACGTCATCGCGCCGTCCATCGGCGAGCTGTACGAGGCCGGCGCCTTCCCGTACGCGATCGTCGAGCAGATGGGCCGGATGGGGCTGTTCGGCCTGCCCTTCCCCGAGGAGCACGGCGGCATGGGCGGGGACTACTTCGCGCTGTGCATCGTCCTCGAGGAGCTGGCCCGGGTGGACTCCTCGGTGGCGATCACGCTCGAGGCGGCGGTGTCGCTCGGCGCGATGCCGCTGTTCCGGTTCGGCTCCGAGGAGCTGAAGGCCCGCTGGCTGCCCCGGCTCACGTCAGGGCAGGCGCTCGGAGCGTTCGGGCTCACCGAGCCCGGGGGCGGGTCGGACGCCGGCGCGACCCGGACCACCGCTGTGCTCGACGGTGACCACTGGGTGATCAACGGGTCGAAGTCCTTCATCACCAACTCCGGGACCGACATCACCGACTTCGTCATCGTCACGGCGGTCACCGGCGAGAAGGCCGGTGGCGGCAAGGAGATCTCCGCGATCCTGGTGCCGTCGGGCACGCCGGGGTTCACCGTCGAACCGTCGTACTCGAAGGTCGGCTGGCGGTCCTCGGACACCCATGGGCTGTCCTTCACCGACTGCCGGGTGCCGGCCGAGAACCTGGTGGGGGGGCGCGGCCGTGGCTACGCGCAGTTCCTGCAGATCCTGGACGAGGGCCGGATCGCGATCGCGGCCCTGTCGGTCGGGCTGGCGCAGGGCTGCGTGGACGAGTCGGTGCGCTACGCCAACACCCGCGAGGCGTTCGGTCGCCCGATCGGCCGCAACCAGGCCGTGCAGTTCCTGGTCGCGGACATGGAGATGCGCGCCCACACCGCCCGGCTGGCCTACTACGACGCGGCCGCGCGGATGCTGCGCGGCGAGCCGTTCAAGCGGCAGGCCGCGATCGCCAAGCTGTTCGCGTCCGAGGCGGCCATGGACAACGCCCGCTACGCCACCCAGGTGCACGGCGGCTACGGGTTCATGAACGAGTACGCCGTTGGCCGGTTCTACCGCGACGCCAAGGTGCTGGAGATCGGGGAGGGCACCTCCGAGGTGCAGCGCATGCTCATCGCCCGCGACCTGGGGCTGTAG
- a CDS encoding 5-(carboxyamino)imidazole ribonucleotide synthase, protein MPDLPADFPVVGVVGGGQLARMMQQAAIGPGIRLRLLADSADDSAAQVINDVTVGDYRDLADLRAFAAGCDVVTFDHEHVPTAHLQALEAAGVAVRPGSAALVHAQDKRVMRARLQAIGVPVPRWVPVDTADDLAAFLATADDGAAVLKTARGGYDGKGVRIVRSVDDAADWLATGQPLLVEDVVPFTRELAVLVARSPSGQAAVYPVVESVQDHGVCHEVHVPAPGIAEDHALAAQAAALRIARELEVTGVLAVELFDTADGVLVNELAMRPHNTGHWTIDGAVTSQFEQHLRAVLDLPLGSTRALTPHAVMVNVLGGDLDDLYPGYLHCLARDPELHIHAYGKRPRPGRKLGHVTVIGSDPHDLAERARHAAAYLRGDIDE, encoded by the coding sequence GTGCCCGACCTGCCCGCAGACTTCCCGGTCGTCGGCGTGGTGGGCGGTGGCCAGCTGGCCCGGATGATGCAGCAGGCGGCCATCGGGCCCGGCATCCGGCTGCGGCTGCTCGCTGACTCGGCCGACGACTCCGCTGCCCAGGTCATCAACGACGTCACCGTCGGCGACTATCGCGACCTGGCCGACCTGCGCGCCTTCGCCGCGGGCTGCGACGTCGTCACCTTCGACCACGAGCATGTGCCCACGGCGCACCTGCAGGCACTCGAGGCGGCAGGCGTCGCGGTGCGGCCCGGCTCGGCGGCGCTGGTGCACGCGCAGGACAAGCGCGTGATGCGGGCCCGGCTGCAGGCCATCGGCGTGCCGGTGCCGCGCTGGGTCCCCGTGGACACCGCGGACGACCTGGCCGCGTTCCTCGCCACCGCGGACGACGGTGCGGCGGTGCTGAAGACCGCACGCGGGGGATACGACGGCAAGGGCGTGCGGATCGTCCGCAGCGTCGACGACGCGGCCGACTGGCTGGCCACGGGGCAGCCGCTGCTCGTCGAGGACGTCGTCCCGTTCACCCGTGAGCTGGCCGTGCTGGTGGCCCGCTCACCCTCGGGGCAGGCGGCGGTCTACCCGGTCGTCGAGTCCGTCCAGGACCACGGCGTGTGCCACGAGGTGCACGTGCCCGCGCCCGGCATTGCCGAGGACCACGCGCTGGCCGCCCAGGCGGCGGCGCTGCGGATCGCCCGGGAGCTCGAGGTGACCGGGGTGCTCGCGGTCGAGCTGTTCGACACCGCGGACGGCGTCCTGGTCAACGAGCTGGCCATGCGGCCGCACAACACCGGGCACTGGACGATCGACGGGGCGGTCACCAGCCAGTTCGAACAGCACCTGCGGGCCGTGCTCGACCTGCCGCTGGGCTCGACGCGAGCGTTGACGCCGCACGCCGTGATGGTCAACGTCCTCGGCGGCGACCTCGACGACCTCTACCCGGGCTACCTGCACTGCCTGGCCCGTGACCCCGAGCTGCACATCCACGCCTACGGCAAGCGACCGCGGCCCGGACGCAAGCTCGGACACGTCACGGTCATCGGCTCCGACCCGCACGACCTGGCCGAGCGGGCCCGCCACGCGGCCGCGTACCTGAGGGGCGACATCGATGAGTGA
- the purE gene encoding 5-(carboxyamino)imidazole ribonucleotide mutase, which yields MSEQPLVGVVMGSDSDWPVMQAAAEALAEFGVPHEVDVVSAHRMPREMIEYGATAADRGLRVLIAGAGGAAHLPGMLAAVTPLPVIGVPVPLAHLDGLDSLLSIVQMPAGVPVATVAVGAARNAGLLAVRILATADDALRARMGVFQADLNAQATAKGEALRRRVAGGSATGFTG from the coding sequence ATGAGTGAGCAACCGCTGGTCGGCGTGGTCATGGGCAGCGACTCGGACTGGCCGGTGATGCAGGCAGCAGCCGAGGCACTCGCCGAGTTCGGCGTGCCGCACGAGGTCGATGTCGTCTCCGCGCACCGAATGCCCCGCGAGATGATCGAGTACGGCGCCACCGCCGCCGACCGGGGCCTCCGGGTGCTCATCGCAGGCGCCGGCGGCGCCGCGCACCTGCCCGGGATGCTGGCCGCCGTGACCCCGTTGCCGGTCATCGGGGTCCCGGTCCCGCTCGCCCACCTGGACGGCCTGGACTCACTGTTGTCCATCGTGCAGATGCCCGCCGGTGTTCCGGTCGCCACCGTCGCCGTGGGGGCGGCCCGCAACGCGGGGCTGCTCGCCGTGCGGATCCTGGCCACCGCCGACGACGCGCTGCGTGCCCGGATGGGCGTGTTCCAGGCGGACCTGAACGCGCAGGCCACGGCCAAGGGGGAGGCGCTGCGCCGGCGGGTCGCCGGGGGCAGCGCGACCGGTTTCACCGGCTGA
- a CDS encoding CoA-binding protein has translation MTDRPWTGWADDDVIRRLLTGTATWAVVGLSVNSRRPAYGVAATLQRHGLRIVPVHPRADTVHGETGYPTLADIPFPVDVVDLFVNSTLVGPVVDQAIAVGVGAVWLQLAVIDEAAAERAHAAGLDVVMDRCPAIEGPRLAGW, from the coding sequence GTGACCGATCGGCCGTGGACCGGGTGGGCCGATGACGACGTCATCCGGAGGCTGCTGACCGGGACCGCCACCTGGGCAGTCGTCGGCCTGAGCGTGAACAGCAGGCGGCCAGCCTATGGCGTGGCGGCGACGCTGCAGCGGCACGGCCTGCGCATCGTGCCGGTGCATCCGAGGGCGGACACGGTGCACGGCGAGACCGGCTACCCGACGCTGGCCGACATCCCGTTCCCGGTCGACGTGGTGGACCTGTTCGTCAACTCGACGCTGGTCGGGCCGGTGGTCGACCAGGCCATCGCGGTCGGGGTCGGTGCCGTGTGGCTGCAGCTGGCCGTGATCGACGAGGCTGCGGCCGAGCGGGCACACGCGGCGGGATTGGACGTGGTCATGGACCGGTGCCCGGCGATCGAGGGACCCCGACTGGCTGGCTGGTGA